TTTTTAATAGTATATTGAGGAACGCAATAAAAATCAACAAATTTTTAAAATATTTAAAATATTTTAAAAACCTTTACACCGTTTGGGTTTTCTGGGAAAATATACATAAATAGTCAAAATAGTGGTTCGATTGTCACGAGATGACAAAGAACACATATGGAAAGGGTGAAGATAATGAAGAACAATGTCGAATTGTCAAGTGATTATGAGATTAATGGCTTTACTATGGCAATCATTCCTGTTGAAATGGAGGGAAATCTTTATTCAAAAGTGCTTGAAGAAGAAGGAGAAATCTATGTTTCATTGCCGCCATTAAAAATCATTGAAGACAGCTGTAACTTTTACGGATCCAGTTTTGAAGGAAGAAAACAAGGTACAAAGGGCATCTCCGGCTATACTCACAAACCCCCAATCGTCATTGATCCGATGAATGACATTTTCTTTTTCCCCACTGCATCACCTACAAATGATAGCTGCATCTGGATTTCACTACATTATGC
This window of the Sutcliffiella horikoshii genome carries:
- a CDS encoding competence protein ComK, with the translated sequence MKNNVELSSDYEINGFTMAIIPVEMEGNLYSKVLEEEGEIYVSLPPLKIIEDSCNFYGSSFEGRKQGTKGISGYTHKPPIVIDPMNDIFFFPTASPTNDSCIWISLHYAYEYNKTPTANTKVMFPNNTIVEFPISKSSYEAQIHRTSLFRAKLQQRVNRKRSNSNRSLVATPGIMYRLRNSKDLQS